TTGGAGATATCAACTTCAAGCAGTTCCTTGAGATTGTCCTTCAGGCCGTGGCGGTCCGTATAGGTGCGGGTCAGTCGCGAGGCAATCTTGGTGCAAAACACCGGTGTCGTCGTGACGCCGAAGGTGTGAAACAGAACGGCAATATCGAAGCGCCCGAAGTGAAAGATCTTCTGCCGGGTCGGATCCTCAAGCATGGCAACCAGTTTGGGCGCCTGCTTCTGTCCCGCGGCGATCTGGATGACATCGGCCGTTCCGTCGCCGGGGGAAAGCTGGACGACACAGAGACGGTCGCGGCGCGGGATCAGGCCAAGGGTTTCGGTGTCGATGGCAATCGCGCCTCTGTAGCGCTCGGCATCGGCGGCCGGGATATCGCCATTGTGAAA
This genomic stretch from Pararhizobium capsulatum DSM 1112 harbors:
- a CDS encoding ribonuclease D, with translation MATTIRFHNGDIPAADAERYRGAIAIDTETLGLIPRRDRLCVVQLSPGDGTADVIQIAAGQKQAPKLVAMLEDPTRQKIFHFGRFDIAVLFHTFGVTTTPVFCTKIASRLTRTYTDRHGLKDNLKELLEVDISKQQQSSDWGAEKLSQAQLEYAASDVLHLHALRDKLTARLLRDGRMEHADACFAFLPTRCKLDLLGWEETDIFAHS